The window GTGAAATAGGCCATATTACAGTAGATGAAGGTGGCAGGAGATGTTCTTGCGGAAATTATGGTTGTCTTGAAACCATAGCGTCTACGCCAGCCATATGTGAGCGATTTAAAAAGAAAAAAGGCGATATGCATATGGCTGTCGATGTAAAGGTGATTGCAGATAGCGCAAAATCCGGTGATCATATAGCGCTTGAGGTCCTGAGAGATACAGGCAAGTATATAGGTATAGCATTTTCCATGGCTGTCAATCTGCTGAATCCACAGCTGGTTATACTTGGTGGAGATGCTGTAGAATATGGAGAGATTATACTTCCTGAGATTGAACAATCTATGAGGTCGAAAGCCCTTTCAACTTCTGTAAACAGTTGTAGTGTAAAGATCAGTTCTCTGGGCAAAACAGCGCCGGTAGTAGGTGCCGGAATATTGGCCCTGCAGTCTCATCTATCAAATATAATATGAAAGAGGGTGTTAATATGTTTGATATAAGGGATCAAATGATGAGGAAATCACCAGATAAGATGTTAGAACAACTTAAAAATTTTCATCTTGACCTCAAGTTTTCAGTAGGTATATGGTACTTTTCACCATCGGGTAGCAGGTTTAAAGAGGCTGCGTCAGCGCCTAAGTCGATTGAAGAGAGGCTGGATATAATAGCATCGCTTAAGGATTATGGAGTGAGCGCACTGGAGGCTCATTATCCTAACGAAATAAATGAAGACAATATGGATTTGTACAAAAAATTCTCAAGAGACACGGGGATAAGGATATTGACGGTTATACCAAACCTGTTTTTCCAAAAACAGTGGGAGTTTTCTTCATTGGCTTCACCTATTGAAGAGGTGCGTCAGAAGGCCATTGAAAGATTAAAAATATCCTTGCAGCTCAACAAAGAACTTGACACAGATTTTGCAATAATATGGCATGGCGGTGATGGTTACGAAAATCCCTTTGGCATCGATTTTATGGCTATGAGGGATAGGTTTGCGTACGGGATAGCAGAAGCTATGGACCAGGTTCCTGGTGTAAGAGTTGCTATTGAACCCAAGCCTTATGAACCTCGTGGAAGGATAATTTATGGTACAACAGCTGAAGGGATTTTGGTGGCCCAGAAGGTAGAAGGAGCACTTAGAAATGAAGAGAATAGGAGGATTCTCAGCGAAGGCCATTCCCTGGTAGGATTAAATCCTGAAGTAGGCCATGTACTGATGGCGTACGAGGATTTACCCTATGCCTTCAGCCTTGCCATGGAATACGGCAAGCTAATGCACACCCACTGGAACAGTCAGCCCTTGGGGAATTATGATCAGGACCTCAATGTAGGAGTGGTTTCACCTGAACAGGCAGAGGCAGCACTGTATGTTTTAAAAATGCACGGGTATAAAGGATATTTTGGCATTGATATCAATCCCGAGAGGATGCCTGTGGATGTGGCGGTTAAAAACAACATCGATGCACTTAGAAGCATGAACGCCAGAATTGAAGAACTTGATCACGAGGCAATACTGGAAGCTGTAAACAAACCGGACCAGCACCGCGGATTGCTGGAAGCTATTTTAATAAGGGCCAGAGCGCCAAAAACTATAAGCTTACCACCAATAAGTTCTGTAGTTAAGAAATAATTGAGGTGATTGCAATGGGTTACCTTGTAGGTATTGATATAGGCACGTCCGGGACCAAGACGGTTTTATTTGACGTAAATGGAAATACCATTGCCAGCAGTACGGTGGAATATGATATGTTTCAACCCGAGATAGGCTGGGCAGAACAGGACCCTGAGGACTGGTGGAGAGCTACATGTCAAAGCCTCAATAATGTGATAAAAAAGAGCGGTATAAAGCCGGAAGACATAAAAGGTGTGGGCCTTTCAGGGCAGATGCATGGTGCGGTATTGCTGGATAAGGAAGGTAATGTGTTGAGAAGTGCTATCATATGGTGCGATCAGAGGAGCAGCGATGAGTGCGATGAGATAACGGATATCATTGGATATGACCGTTTAATTGAGATTGCGGCAAATCCTGCTTTGACAGGTTTTACAGCTCCCAAGGTTATGTGGGTAAAAAAACATCAGCCTGAAATTTTTGAGAAAATTGCCCATATATTGCTTCCTAAAGATTACATAAGGTATAAACTCACAGGCGAATTTGCAACAGAGGTATCTGATGCCAGCGGTACACTTTTCTTAAACGTTAGAGAGAGAAAATGGAGCAAGGAGATCGTAGAAAAATTGGGTTTGAATATGGAATGGCTGCCGGTGGTATATGAATCCCAAGTGATAAGCGGCAAGGTATGTAAAAAGGCGGCAGAGTTGACAGGATTAAAAGAAGGAACTCCGGTAGTCGGTGGAGGCGGTGATCAGGCAGCCGGTGCGGTAGGCAATGGTATTGTAAAAAAGGGTTTGGTATCATCTACCATAGGTACGTCAGGCGTGGTATTTGCTTACACGGATAAAGTTACAATTGATCCAGAAGGCCGTGTTCACACCTTTTGCCACGCTATACCCGATACATGGCATGTTATGGGTGTGACCCAGGGCGCAGGACTTTCACTAAAGTGGTTCAGAGATAACTTTGGGTTTGAAGAAAAAACATTGGGTATGTTGACTGATACCGATCCTTATGTATATATGGATAAAGAAGCGGAACAGGCCGAACCGGGTTGTGGAGGATTAATCTATCTGCCATATCTCATGGGTGAACGTACCCCACACTTGGATCCCTATGCCAAAGGTGTTTTCTTTGGCCTTACGGCAAAGCATCGAAGACACGAGGTGATAAGGTCTATACTGGAAGGCGTTGTGTTTAGTTTAAGAGATTGTCTTGAAATAATAAAGGGTATGGGTATACCGGTCGAAGAGGTCAGGGCATCCGGTGGAGGGGGTAAGAGCAAGCTTTGGAGGCAGATACAGGCCGATGTTTTTAGGACCAGTATAGTAACCATTAATTCAGCAGAAGGACCTGCATTGGGAGTTGCTATTCTTGCAGGGGTAGGCACAGGGATATATGCTAATGTATCGGAAGCCTGTGATGCAATAATAAAAAGGGTAAATGTACAGTATCCTGATGAAAAAGTATCAGGGGTATACGAAAAAAATTATAAATTGTACACACAACTGTATCCTGCGCTTAAAAATTTATACAGGTCGTAAAACGGGAGATGTAAATTGTTTATGCATATAGAAGAAGATATTATGGCGCTAAAGGATGAAATCACAGATATAAGGAGGCATTTGCACAAATATCCTGAGTTGAGCTTTAAAGAAGAACATACAGCTGAGTTTATTTG of the Caldanaerobius fijiensis DSM 17918 genome contains:
- a CDS encoding TIM barrel protein, whose translation is MFDIRDQMMRKSPDKMLEQLKNFHLDLKFSVGIWYFSPSGSRFKEAASAPKSIEERLDIIASLKDYGVSALEAHYPNEINEDNMDLYKKFSRDTGIRILTVIPNLFFQKQWEFSSLASPIEEVRQKAIERLKISLQLNKELDTDFAIIWHGGDGYENPFGIDFMAMRDRFAYGIAEAMDQVPGVRVAIEPKPYEPRGRIIYGTTAEGILVAQKVEGALRNEENRRILSEGHSLVGLNPEVGHVLMAYEDLPYAFSLAMEYGKLMHTHWNSQPLGNYDQDLNVGVVSPEQAEAALYVLKMHGYKGYFGIDINPERMPVDVAVKNNIDALRSMNARIEELDHEAILEAVNKPDQHRGLLEAILIRARAPKTISLPPISSVVKK
- the xylB gene encoding xylulokinase; translated protein: MGYLVGIDIGTSGTKTVLFDVNGNTIASSTVEYDMFQPEIGWAEQDPEDWWRATCQSLNNVIKKSGIKPEDIKGVGLSGQMHGAVLLDKEGNVLRSAIIWCDQRSSDECDEITDIIGYDRLIEIAANPALTGFTAPKVMWVKKHQPEIFEKIAHILLPKDYIRYKLTGEFATEVSDASGTLFLNVRERKWSKEIVEKLGLNMEWLPVVYESQVISGKVCKKAAELTGLKEGTPVVGGGGDQAAGAVGNGIVKKGLVSSTIGTSGVVFAYTDKVTIDPEGRVHTFCHAIPDTWHVMGVTQGAGLSLKWFRDNFGFEEKTLGMLTDTDPYVYMDKEAEQAEPGCGGLIYLPYLMGERTPHLDPYAKGVFFGLTAKHRRHEVIRSILEGVVFSLRDCLEIIKGMGIPVEEVRASGGGGKSKLWRQIQADVFRTSIVTINSAEGPALGVAILAGVGTGIYANVSEACDAIIKRVNVQYPDEKVSGVYEKNYKLYTQLYPALKNLYRS